The stretch of DNA CGGCAAGGCCATTTACGGCCTGATCACGGCCGGATTCGCCCAGCGCGTGGGGCGCAGTGCCGCGCGTCGCCAGCCGCCACCGGAAAGTCGCGTGGCCGAGCATCGCAATCTCGGCGTCGCCTTCTACCGAACCGGAATGCTCGATGAAGCACAACGCGAGTTCCGTCGAGTGCTCGAACTGCGCGACGCGGACGGCGCGGCGCGCTTTCATCTCGGGCTGGTGCATCTGAAGCGTGGGGAATGGCAGGATGCGGTCGATACCCTGCGACGCGCGGCGCTTGAGCCGGACGCCCCGGCGGCGGTGTTCCACAATCTGGCGTTCGCGTTCGAGCAACTGGGTCGACTGGACGACGCCTGTGCCGCGTTGGCCGACGCGAGAACGCGCGCGCCGGCGGCCGACCCGCGGATCGCACTGTCCGAGGCCGTGATCGCGTTGCAGCGTGGCGACCTGGCGGTGGCCGAAGACCGATTGGCGCTGGCGCGCGCGGGGTGGGGTTCCCGGCAGCCATCCGCCGCGTGGTATCATGCGGCGGGACTCGCCGCCGCGTTGGCCGGCGACGCCGCGCGCGCCATTGCCACGCTGGATGAAGGGTTGACGCTGCACCCGCATGCGGCCGCCCTGCACAACAACCTCGCGGTGGTGCATGAACGCCGTGGCAGTTATGAACTGGCCGCGCGCACCATCGAGCATGCGTTGCTGGAAGACGCCAACTGCGCACATCTGCACAAGAATCTGGGTGACTATCTGTACCGGGCGCAGCGCTACGATGAGGCATTCGATGCGCTCACCCGGGTGATTCGACTGCATGCGGCGCACGGCGCCGATGTCTATCTCAAGCTCGGCAACATTCACTATCGCCGGGGCACAATGGACGACGCGCGCGCGGCATGGGAGCGCGCCCTGGCGATCGATCCCGACAATCGCATCGTGAAGGCGAATCTCGATGCGTTCCGACGCGCCGACCCCGCCGATCGGGAGCGTGCTGGTGACGCACTGGTGGGACACGCCGCATGAGTCGCGGCCGATGCGCGGCGCGGTCGGGCGCGCCATGACGCAGATCACGGTGAACATCGCCGACTATGCGGTCGGGGCCGGACCGCTGATGCTGGTGACGGTGGGCCTGGGCTCCTGCGTGGGAATTGCGCTGTACGCGCGCGACGTGCGCGTGGGGGCGCTCGCCCATGTATTGTTGCCGAACGTCAACCTGTCCGTGGCGCAGGAGACGCCCGGGAAGTATCCCGCCACCGCGATTCCCGCGATGGTGCGGCGTATGCGCGAACTGG from Gemmatimonadaceae bacterium encodes:
- a CDS encoding DUF4388 domain-containing protein, with protein sequence MAIRGNLSEASLADVLQLLALGQKSGCLSVAREGSFGTVHFDRGRIVHAAIVNRRDRLGDRLVRTGAVDADALARVVASVGPSDDRELAVVLIAQRLVEPDVLMVQYRAQVEEAVYHLFAWNTGTFTFEPDTHAADGEPLLSVSADALLLEGARRVDEWTLIEKKIPSLDLIFEVDTKRLAQRNDVSLSHTQERLVLLLDGANDVHALVERSGIDEFEVGKAIYGLITAGFAQRVGRSAARRQPPPESRVAEHRNLGVAFYRTGMLDEAQREFRRVLELRDADGAARFHLGLVHLKRGEWQDAVDTLRRAALEPDAPAAVFHNLAFAFEQLGRLDDACAALADARTRAPAADPRIALSEAVIALQRGDLAVAEDRLALARAGWGSRQPSAAWYHAAGLAAALAGDAARAIATLDEGLTLHPHAAALHNNLAVVHERRGSYELAARTIEHALLEDANCAHLHKNLGDYLYRAQRYDEAFDALTRVIRLHAAHGADVYLKLGNIHYRRGTMDDARAAWERALAIDPDNRIVKANLDAFRRADPADRERAGDALVGHAA